One Pseudonocardia sediminis DNA window includes the following coding sequences:
- a CDS encoding NAD kinase, translating into MREMLLVLHAGRAANRETAVRVVRTLAAHGIRMRVLAEEWSEIGIDPGLPAGLAPLPVPGTADCARDAEAVLVLGGDGTLLRAADLARSAHVPLLGVNLGHVGFLAEAEAESLDEALQALVDGEYSVEERMTVDAVVRSNGSVLGHTWALNEAVVEKTTRGRILEVVLEVDGRPVSGFGCDGVICSTPTGSTAYAFSAGGPLVWPQVQALLVVPSNAHALFARPMVIAPDSAVAIEVSASGPSAVLDCDGRRTISVPPGARVELSRAADPVRMVRLAAQPFADRLVRKFDLPVWGWRGAPRSRDEEWGDERRNGSAPGRDRTGDAPGR; encoded by the coding sequence ATGAGGGAGATGCTGCTGGTCCTGCACGCGGGCCGGGCGGCGAACCGGGAGACCGCGGTCCGCGTGGTCCGCACGCTCGCCGCGCACGGCATCCGGATGCGGGTGCTGGCCGAGGAGTGGTCGGAGATCGGGATCGACCCCGGGCTGCCCGCCGGGCTGGCGCCCCTGCCGGTGCCCGGGACGGCGGACTGCGCCCGCGACGCCGAGGCCGTGCTGGTCCTCGGGGGAGACGGCACGCTGCTGCGCGCCGCGGACCTGGCCCGCTCGGCCCACGTGCCGCTGCTCGGGGTGAACCTCGGGCACGTCGGGTTCCTGGCCGAGGCCGAGGCGGAGTCTCTCGACGAGGCACTGCAGGCACTGGTCGACGGCGAGTACTCGGTCGAGGAACGGATGACCGTGGACGCCGTCGTCCGCTCCAACGGCTCCGTGCTCGGACACACGTGGGCGTTGAACGAGGCCGTCGTGGAGAAGACCACCCGCGGCCGGATCCTCGAGGTCGTCCTCGAGGTCGACGGACGCCCGGTGTCGGGCTTCGGCTGCGACGGCGTCATCTGCTCCACCCCGACCGGCTCCACCGCCTACGCGTTCTCCGCCGGCGGGCCGCTGGTCTGGCCGCAGGTGCAGGCCCTGCTGGTGGTCCCGAGCAACGCGCACGCGCTGTTCGCCCGGCCCATGGTGATCGCCCCGGACAGCGCGGTGGCGATCGAGGTGTCGGCGAGCGGACCGTCGGCGGTCCTGGACTGCGACGGACGCCGGACGATCTCCGTCCCGCCCGGCGCGCGGGTGGAGCTCTCCCGCGCGGCGGACCCGGTCCGGATGGTGCGCCTGGCCGCACAGCCGTTCGCGGACCGGCTGGTGCGCAAGTTCGACCTGCCGGTGTGGGGATGGCGGGGCGCCCCGCGGTCCCGGGACGAGGAGTGGGGCGACGAGCGGCGCAACGGATCCGCGCCCGGACGCGACCGGACCGGGGACGCACCCGGCCGTTGA
- the recN gene encoding DNA repair protein RecN produces MLAEMRIQGLGVIDDATLELDPGLTVLTGETGAGKTMVVTGLSLLGGGRAESSRVSEGAKRAMVEGRFMASNAALGLAEEVGAEADDDGTLIAARTVSADGRSRAHLGGRSVPVGVLGRLAEAQLAVHGQNDQLRLLRPADQRALLDRFAGDAVAKPLAAYRETRTEWLAVGAELTERRDGARRLAQEADMLRHGLTEIESVDPQPGEDRDLVEQSRRLAAADDLRGAAEAARLALGGSDDGDSPGALGLCGEARNLVSSSGDPELEALDPRLAEALAVLGDVAAELGGYLDRLDADPERLAGLLARQAELKALTRKYAADTDGVLEWAADARERLSGLDTSDEALAALAARRDALAVDLARHAEELSTARSAAAVRLAEATTAELAGLAMKDASLRVGVARRPAGEGDDNALRVEGKACHAGSSGVDEVELRLVPHAGSSAQPLHKGASGGELSRVMLALEVALAGADPVPTMVFDEVDAGVGGRAAVEIGRRLARLAARHQVIVVTHLPQVAAYADRHLVVQKGSAGGKEPGTAAVTRSNVRRLAEGDRIGELARMLAGLDETDTGRAHAEELLAAASSHRETDRAADAARRDRDEPATGRRKRASSTRKR; encoded by the coding sequence ATGCTGGCCGAGATGCGCATCCAGGGACTCGGGGTGATCGACGACGCCACCCTGGAGCTGGACCCCGGGCTGACCGTGCTCACCGGTGAGACCGGCGCGGGCAAGACGATGGTGGTCACCGGGCTCTCGCTGCTCGGTGGCGGGCGCGCGGAGTCGTCCCGGGTGTCCGAGGGCGCCAAGCGCGCGATGGTCGAGGGCCGCTTCATGGCGTCGAACGCCGCGCTGGGGCTGGCCGAGGAGGTCGGCGCCGAGGCGGACGACGACGGCACGCTGATCGCCGCCCGCACCGTCTCCGCCGACGGCCGCTCTCGGGCCCACCTGGGCGGACGGTCAGTTCCGGTCGGGGTGCTGGGCCGTCTCGCCGAGGCCCAGCTCGCCGTGCACGGGCAGAACGACCAGCTGCGGCTGCTGCGCCCGGCCGACCAGCGCGCCCTGCTGGACCGCTTCGCCGGCGACGCGGTCGCCAAGCCGCTGGCCGCCTACCGGGAGACCCGCACCGAGTGGCTGGCCGTCGGCGCGGAGCTGACCGAGCGTCGCGACGGCGCCCGCCGGCTCGCCCAGGAGGCCGACATGCTCCGCCACGGTCTCACCGAGATCGAGTCGGTGGACCCGCAGCCGGGGGAGGACCGCGACCTCGTCGAGCAGTCCCGCCGCCTGGCCGCGGCGGACGACCTGCGGGGCGCGGCCGAGGCGGCGCGGCTCGCCCTCGGCGGCTCCGACGACGGCGACAGCCCCGGCGCGCTCGGCCTCTGTGGGGAGGCGCGCAACCTCGTCTCCTCCTCCGGAGACCCCGAGCTCGAGGCGCTGGACCCGCGCCTGGCCGAGGCGCTGGCCGTGCTGGGCGACGTGGCCGCCGAGCTGGGCGGCTACCTGGACCGTCTCGACGCCGACCCGGAGCGCCTGGCCGGGCTGCTCGCCCGCCAGGCCGAGCTCAAGGCGCTGACCCGCAAGTACGCCGCCGACACCGACGGCGTCCTGGAGTGGGCGGCGGACGCCCGCGAGCGGCTGTCCGGCCTGGACACCTCCGACGAGGCCCTCGCCGCGCTGGCCGCCCGCCGCGACGCGCTGGCCGTGGACCTGGCCCGGCACGCCGAGGAGCTCTCCACCGCCCGCTCGGCCGCCGCGGTACGCCTGGCCGAGGCGACCACCGCCGAGCTGGCCGGGCTGGCCATGAAGGACGCGAGCCTGCGGGTCGGCGTGGCCCGGCGCCCCGCGGGCGAGGGCGACGACAACGCGTTGCGGGTGGAGGGCAAGGCCTGCCACGCGGGCTCCAGCGGAGTGGACGAGGTCGAGCTGCGGCTCGTCCCGCACGCGGGGTCGTCGGCCCAGCCGCTGCACAAGGGTGCCTCCGGCGGCGAGCTCTCCCGGGTCATGCTCGCGCTCGAGGTCGCCCTGGCCGGTGCCGACCCGGTGCCGACGATGGTGTTCGACGAGGTCGACGCCGGCGTCGGCGGCCGCGCGGCGGTCGAGATCGGACGGCGGCTGGCCCGGCTCGCGGCGCGGCATCAGGTGATCGTGGTGACGCACCTGCCGCAGGTCGCCGCCTACGCCGACCGGCACCTCGTCGTGCAGAAGGGCAGTGCCGGCGGCAAGGAGCCGGGCACCGCCGCGGTGACCCGCTCGAACGTCCGGCGCCTCGCGGAGGGTGACCGGATCGGTGAGCTCGCCCGGATGCTGGCCGGTCTCGACGAGACCGACACCGGCCGCGCGCACGCCGAGGAGCTGCTGGCCGCGGCGTCGTCGCACCGCGAGACCGACCGCGCCGCGGACGCCGCACGACGCGACCGCGACGAGCCCGCGACCGGGCGTCGCAAGCGGGCGAGCAGCACGCGGAAACGCTGA
- the steA gene encoding putative cytokinetic ring protein SteA — translation MKLSGLLHRSRPELPGLTGPARADRRTEALLRRLRPGDIAVLDQIDLDRATADALVKAEVAAVVNAAPSISGRFPNLGPQILVTAGIPLVDDAGSELLRAVRDGAKVRLHDGVLYSGEQPLGEGRVQTEDSVSDALAEAKSGLTHQLEAFAANTIEFMRRERSLLLDGYGVPDVDVELAGRQVVVVAPGYDHVAVLKRLRPFIREYRPVLIGVGAGADALMAARYKPHLILSDPSEVSTEALTSGADVVVPAFADGHAPGLHRVQDLGASAVTFPSMANPEDLALLLAHHHGAQMIVTVGLSASMSEFLDRGRSGSNASTFLTRLQTGGDVVDGTVIASMYRSRMSFGPLLLLVLAAIVAVVVALLVSGAGDAVLAWVVQSFQQVLDVVKGWF, via the coding sequence ATGAAGCTGTCCGGTCTGCTGCACCGCTCGCGACCCGAGCTGCCCGGTCTGACCGGTCCCGCGCGCGCGGACCGGCGGACCGAGGCTCTCCTGCGCCGGCTGCGTCCCGGTGACATCGCCGTCCTGGACCAGATCGACCTCGACCGGGCCACCGCGGACGCGCTGGTCAAGGCCGAGGTCGCGGCCGTCGTCAACGCCGCGCCGTCGATCTCGGGCCGGTTCCCGAACCTCGGCCCGCAGATCCTGGTCACGGCCGGGATCCCGCTCGTCGACGACGCCGGGTCCGAGCTGCTGCGTGCGGTGCGTGACGGTGCCAAGGTCCGCCTGCACGACGGCGTCCTCTACTCCGGGGAGCAGCCGCTCGGTGAGGGACGGGTGCAGACCGAGGACTCGGTCTCCGACGCGCTCGCCGAGGCCAAGTCCGGCCTGACCCACCAGCTCGAGGCGTTCGCCGCGAACACCATCGAGTTCATGCGCCGGGAGCGTTCGCTGCTGCTCGACGGCTACGGCGTCCCGGACGTCGACGTCGAGCTCGCCGGGCGTCAGGTCGTCGTCGTGGCGCCCGGGTACGACCACGTGGCGGTGCTCAAGCGGCTGCGCCCGTTCATCCGCGAGTACCGGCCGGTGCTGATCGGTGTCGGCGCGGGGGCGGACGCGTTGATGGCCGCGAGGTACAAGCCCCACCTGATCCTGTCCGACCCCTCCGAGGTGTCCACCGAGGCCCTGACCAGCGGCGCCGACGTCGTCGTCCCGGCGTTCGCGGACGGCCACGCGCCGGGCCTGCACCGGGTGCAGGACCTCGGCGCCAGCGCGGTGACGTTCCCGTCGATGGCCAACCCGGAGGACCTCGCGCTGCTGCTGGCCCACCACCACGGCGCGCAGATGATCGTGACCGTCGGGCTGTCCGCGTCGATGTCGGAGTTCCTCGACCGCGGCCGCTCCGGCAGCAACGCCTCCACGTTCCTGACCCGCCTGCAGACCGGCGGCGACGTCGTCGACGGCACCGTGATCGCGTCGATGTACCGCAGCCGGATGTCGTTCGGGCCGCTCCTGCTGCTCGTCCTGGCGGCGATCGTCGCGGTGGTGGTGGCGCTGCTCGTCTCCGGCGCGGGGGACGCGGTGCTCGCGTGGGTCGTGCAGTCGTTCCAGCAGGTCCTCGATGTGGTCAAGGGTTGGTTCTGA
- a CDS encoding copper transporter, producing the protein MISMRYHALSIGAVFLALAIGVVLGSTGLSDRLVSAVSTQRDDLAAQVTDLRGQRDDLAAQQRAADEFATRVGPAAVRGALPGKSVTLVSLGGDAADVAAVSGLVGQAGGTVSGTVALTDAVTDPARADQLRELASRLLPAGAQLPAATDTGSLAGGLLGSALLTAPNGPATNAGQAQAVLAGLSAAGFAEPGATAAPAGMVVIVTGGAAQGLDAGDAAATTARLASELDRRGGGAVLAGRTGSADATGAVGVVRADEAAAGGLSTVDDVQTGTGRVATILALREQAAGGTGQYGSAGDAAAPAPQP; encoded by the coding sequence GTGATCTCGATGCGGTACCACGCGCTGTCCATCGGCGCGGTGTTCCTCGCGCTCGCGATCGGCGTCGTCCTCGGCTCGACCGGGCTGTCCGACCGGCTCGTCTCGGCGGTCTCCACCCAGCGTGACGACCTCGCCGCCCAGGTCACCGACCTGCGCGGGCAACGCGACGACCTGGCCGCGCAGCAGCGCGCCGCCGACGAGTTCGCGACCCGGGTCGGCCCGGCCGCGGTGCGCGGTGCGCTGCCCGGCAAGTCCGTCACGCTCGTCTCCCTCGGCGGGGACGCGGCCGACGTCGCCGCGGTGTCCGGGCTCGTCGGGCAGGCCGGCGGCACCGTGTCCGGCACGGTGGCGCTGACCGACGCCGTTACCGACCCCGCCCGTGCCGACCAGCTCCGCGAGCTCGCCTCGCGCCTGCTGCCGGCCGGGGCGCAGCTGCCCGCCGCGACCGACACGGGCAGCCTCGCCGGCGGCCTGCTGGGCAGCGCGCTGCTCACCGCCCCGAACGGCCCCGCGACGAACGCCGGGCAGGCCCAGGCCGTCCTCGCCGGACTGTCGGCGGCCGGGTTCGCCGAGCCCGGTGCCACCGCGGCACCGGCCGGGATGGTCGTCATCGTCACCGGGGGAGCGGCCCAGGGCCTCGACGCCGGCGACGCGGCCGCGACCACCGCCCGCCTGGCCTCCGAGCTCGACCGCCGCGGTGGGGGCGCCGTGCTGGCCGGCCGCACCGGCTCCGCGGACGCGACCGGCGCCGTCGGCGTCGTGCGCGCCGACGAGGCCGCGGCCGGTGGACTGTCCACCGTCGACGACGTGCAGACCGGCACCGGGCGCGTCGCCACGATCCTCGCCCTGCGCGAGCAGGCGGCCGGCGGCACCGGCCAGTACGGCTCCGCGGGCGACGCCGCGGCCCCCGCACCCCAGCCCTGA
- a CDS encoding CTP synthase — translation MQTRATRHLFVTGGVASSLGKGLTASSLGQLLTARGLRVTMQKLDPYLNVDPGTMNPFQHGEVFVTEDGAETDLDVGHYERFLDRDLQGRANVTTGQVYSEVIAKERRGEYLGDTVQVIPHITNEIKDRILAMSEPDAEGIAPDVVITEVGGTIGDIESLPFVEAVRQVRHEVGRDNCFFLHVSLVPFLAPSGELKTKPTQHSVAALRNIGIQPDALVLRADRDIPDGMKRKISLMCDVELDGVAACADAPSIYDIPKVLHREGLDAYVVRRLGLPFRDVDWTVWGDLLDRVHHPHETATIALVGKYVDLPDAYLSVTEALRAGGFAHHAKVAIRWVPSDTCETAAGAAEALDGVDAILVPGGFGIRGIEGKLGAIRHARTRKIPTLGLCLGLQCMVIEVARDIAGLEGASSTEFDPETPYPVISTMAEQRDVVAGERDMGGTMRLGAYPAVLERGTVAAQAYGTREVSERHRHRFEVNNSYRPKLAEAGLVFGTSPDGTLVEFVELPAATHPFFVGTQAHPELKSRPTRPHPLFAAFVKAALRYRAEDRLPVELPRGRSNGRSTDNGTPVDAAAEAETAGAEQDTTTEARSR, via the coding sequence GTGCAGACACGCGCGACCCGTCACCTGTTCGTCACCGGCGGGGTCGCATCCTCGCTGGGTAAAGGCCTGACCGCGTCGAGCCTGGGGCAGCTCCTCACCGCCCGCGGCCTCCGCGTCACGATGCAGAAGCTGGATCCGTACCTCAACGTCGATCCCGGGACGATGAACCCGTTCCAGCACGGCGAGGTCTTCGTGACCGAGGACGGCGCGGAGACCGACCTCGACGTCGGCCACTACGAGCGCTTCCTCGACCGGGACCTGCAGGGCCGGGCCAACGTCACGACCGGCCAGGTCTACTCCGAGGTGATCGCCAAGGAGCGCCGCGGCGAGTACCTGGGCGACACCGTGCAGGTCATCCCGCACATCACGAACGAGATCAAGGACCGGATCCTCGCGATGAGCGAGCCGGACGCCGAGGGGATCGCGCCGGACGTCGTGATCACCGAGGTCGGCGGCACGATCGGCGACATCGAGTCGCTGCCGTTCGTCGAGGCCGTCCGCCAGGTCCGCCACGAGGTCGGCCGGGACAACTGCTTCTTCCTGCACGTGTCACTGGTGCCGTTCCTGGCGCCGTCCGGGGAGCTCAAGACCAAGCCGACGCAGCACTCGGTCGCGGCGCTGCGCAACATCGGTATCCAGCCCGATGCGCTGGTGCTGCGCGCCGACCGCGACATCCCGGACGGGATGAAGCGCAAGATCTCGCTGATGTGCGACGTCGAGCTCGACGGTGTCGCCGCCTGCGCGGACGCGCCGTCCATCTACGACATCCCGAAGGTGCTGCACCGCGAGGGCCTCGACGCCTACGTGGTGCGCCGGCTCGGGCTGCCGTTCCGCGACGTCGACTGGACGGTGTGGGGCGACCTGCTCGACCGCGTCCACCACCCGCACGAGACGGCGACGATCGCGCTCGTCGGCAAGTACGTCGACCTGCCCGACGCCTACCTCTCGGTCACCGAGGCCCTGCGCGCCGGTGGGTTCGCCCACCACGCGAAGGTCGCGATCCGCTGGGTTCCCTCGGACACGTGCGAGACCGCGGCCGGTGCGGCCGAGGCGCTCGACGGCGTCGACGCGATCCTGGTGCCCGGCGGGTTCGGCATCCGCGGCATCGAGGGCAAGCTCGGCGCGATCCGGCACGCCCGCACGCGGAAGATCCCGACGCTCGGGCTGTGCCTGGGCCTGCAGTGCATGGTGATCGAGGTCGCCCGCGACATCGCCGGACTCGAGGGCGCGAGCTCCACCGAGTTCGACCCGGAGACCCCGTACCCGGTCATCTCCACGATGGCCGAGCAGCGCGACGTCGTCGCCGGGGAGCGGGACATGGGCGGCACCATGCGTCTCGGCGCCTACCCGGCGGTGCTCGAGCGCGGCACCGTCGCCGCCCAGGCCTACGGCACCCGCGAGGTGTCCGAGCGGCACCGTCACCGCTTCGAGGTGAACAACTCCTACCGTCCGAAGCTGGCCGAGGCCGGGCTGGTGTTCGGGACGTCGCCGGACGGCACGCTCGTCGAGTTCGTGGAGCTCCCGGCCGCGACGCACCCGTTCTTCGTCGGCACCCAGGCCCACCCGGAGCTCAAGAGCCGCCCCACCCGTCCGCACCCGCTGTTCGCGGCGTTCGTGAAGGCGGCACTGCGCTACCGGGCCGAGGACCGGCTGCCGGTGGAGCTGCCCCGCGGGCGGTCCAACGGGCGGTCGACGGACAACGGCACTCCGGTCGACGCGGCGGCCGAGGCCGAGACCGCCGGGGCGGAGCAGGACACGACGACGGAGGCGCGTTCACGGTGA
- a CDS encoding NUDIX domain-containing protein translates to MTKPGEHDFPVRSATDIYSGRVMALRSDRVVMPGGRVATREIIEHPGAVAILALDDSGRVMMLHQYRHAVRRRLWELPAGLLDVAGENPAVTAARELAEEAGLAAQDWSVLLDVVPSPGFSDESVRVYLARDISEVGRPDMGDDEEADLELRWIPLADAVHMVFTGEIVNAVSVSGLLATQAVRAGEAETRPVDAPWQDRPERFALRRDGDG, encoded by the coding sequence GTGACCAAGCCCGGAGAGCACGACTTCCCGGTCCGTTCGGCGACCGACATCTACTCCGGGCGCGTGATGGCGCTGCGCTCGGACCGGGTCGTCATGCCCGGCGGGCGGGTCGCGACCCGCGAGATCATCGAGCACCCGGGTGCCGTCGCGATCCTCGCCCTGGACGACTCGGGCCGGGTGATGATGCTGCACCAGTACCGGCACGCGGTGCGCCGCCGGCTGTGGGAGCTCCCGGCCGGGCTGCTCGACGTGGCAGGGGAGAACCCGGCCGTGACGGCGGCGCGGGAGCTCGCCGAGGAGGCCGGGCTGGCCGCGCAGGACTGGTCGGTGCTGCTCGACGTCGTGCCCTCGCCCGGGTTCTCCGACGAGTCGGTGCGGGTCTACCTGGCCCGCGACATCAGCGAGGTCGGACGCCCGGACATGGGCGACGACGAGGAGGCCGACCTCGAGCTGCGCTGGATCCCGCTGGCCGACGCCGTGCACATGGTCTTCACCGGCGAGATCGTCAACGCGGTGTCGGTCTCGGGGCTGCTCGCCACCCAGGCCGTACGCGCCGGGGAGGCCGAGACCCGGCCCGTCGACGCGCCGTGGCAGGACCGCCCGGAGCGGTTCGCGCTGCGCCGCGACGGCGACGGGTAG
- a CDS encoding DUF1707 domain-containing protein, which translates to MSSGQPDDIGYAEQEEAVRALSEHYTAGRLDVDEFDERVRRARAGTTVTELAAVFSDLPEPHPTALSRAAASPAPAAPSSGTGADEATRATPSADPGSAFDGSAFDGSADRTVATPQYPGATAQVPNTTEQYPAPDPTQDRPYPAASGSSGQPYPDRYSGTAQYSGTAQYPGTGGTPYPDASQYPGGRYPGQYPGGPYPAAQYPGEQNTGGQDQYGGQQYGSPYPAQYGSAQYGSAQYGSGQYGSAPQGAGQYGAAPYGGQYPPPGGPYGMAPGSYDPSAPYGWDPQTGRPFSDKQKIIAGLLQIFLPFGVGRFYTGHVGMGVAQLLVTFFTFGIGAIWPFIDGIVLLAGSPTDPEGRPLRP; encoded by the coding sequence ATGAGCAGCGGGCAGCCGGACGACATCGGGTACGCGGAGCAGGAAGAGGCCGTCCGCGCCCTGTCGGAGCACTACACGGCCGGTCGGCTCGACGTCGACGAGTTCGACGAGCGGGTGCGACGGGCGCGGGCCGGGACCACCGTGACCGAGCTGGCCGCGGTGTTCTCCGACCTGCCCGAGCCCCACCCCACGGCGCTGAGCCGGGCGGCGGCGAGCCCGGCCCCGGCCGCACCGTCCTCGGGTACCGGCGCCGACGAGGCGACCCGCGCCACGCCGTCCGCCGACCCGGGCTCGGCCTTCGACGGCTCGGCCTTCGACGGCTCGGCCGACCGGACCGTCGCCACGCCGCAGTACCCGGGCGCGACCGCGCAGGTCCCGAACACGACCGAGCAGTACCCGGCACCGGACCCGACCCAGGACCGGCCGTACCCGGCGGCGAGCGGGTCCTCGGGTCAGCCGTACCCGGACCGGTACTCCGGCACCGCCCAGTACTCCGGCACCGCCCAGTACCCCGGCACCGGCGGGACGCCGTACCCGGACGCGTCGCAGTACCCCGGCGGCCGGTACCCGGGGCAGTACCCCGGCGGCCCGTACCCCGCCGCGCAGTACCCGGGCGAGCAGAACACGGGTGGTCAGGACCAGTACGGCGGGCAGCAGTACGGCTCCCCGTACCCGGCCCAGTACGGATCGGCCCAGTACGGGTCGGCGCAGTACGGATCGGGCCAGTACGGGTCGGCGCCCCAGGGAGCGGGCCAGTACGGGGCGGCCCCGTACGGGGGTCAGTACCCGCCTCCCGGCGGTCCGTACGGGATGGCGCCCGGCTCCTACGACCCCTCCGCGCCCTACGGCTGGGACCCGCAGACCGGACGTCCCTTCTCGGACAAGCAGAAGATCATCGCCGGGCTGCTGCAGATCTTCCTGCCGTTCGGCGTCGGACGGTTCTACACCGGCCACGTCGGGATGGGCGTCGCGCAGCTGCTGGTCACGTTCTTCACGTTCGGCATCGGCGCGATCTGGCCGTTCATCGACGGCATCGTCCTGCTCGCCGGCTCCCCCACCGACCCCGAGGGACGCCCGCTGCGCCCCTGA
- a CDS encoding DNA-3-methyladenine glycosylase family protein: MDAARIESRGPFSLEASARFVAGFGPAGRPDAATGPLRLGFVAERTWEPTAVRVEQEPSGVVTVVGPDDAKPSPAVVAQVGRMLSLDVDGSGLDEVGSRDPVVADLLERMPGLRPVCFGSPYEAAVWALLSNRVRVTRAAAVRRRIVAGHGTTVAIDGTGIAVFPAPDVLHRVAGDLGLPEVKVPRLRAVADAARDGVLDGETLRSRPAAESLAALREIPGIGPFSAELILIRGAGHPDLLPVAEQRLHTEMTDRYGTADPTTVAEMWRPYRSRVSFLLRADRERRTGEMGGGPGHPACVAG, from the coding sequence ATGGACGCTGCACGGATCGAGTCCCGGGGCCCGTTCTCGCTGGAGGCCTCGGCCCGGTTCGTGGCCGGGTTCGGCCCCGCCGGACGCCCGGACGCCGCGACCGGCCCGTTGCGCCTCGGGTTCGTGGCCGAGCGGACGTGGGAACCGACCGCGGTCCGGGTGGAGCAGGAGCCCTCCGGAGTCGTGACGGTCGTCGGCCCCGACGATGCGAAGCCTTCGCCGGCCGTCGTCGCGCAGGTCGGGCGGATGCTGTCCCTCGACGTCGACGGGAGCGGTCTGGACGAAGTCGGCTCGCGCGACCCCGTCGTCGCGGACCTGCTGGAACGCATGCCCGGGCTGCGACCGGTGTGCTTCGGCTCGCCGTACGAGGCGGCGGTGTGGGCATTGCTCTCGAACCGGGTGCGGGTCACCCGGGCCGCGGCGGTGCGGCGCCGGATCGTCGCCGGGCACGGGACGACCGTCGCGATCGACGGCACCGGGATCGCCGTGTTCCCCGCCCCGGACGTCCTGCACCGCGTCGCCGGCGACCTGGGTCTGCCGGAGGTCAAGGTCCCCCGGCTGCGCGCCGTCGCCGACGCCGCCCGCGACGGCGTTCTGGACGGGGAGACGCTGCGCTCGCGCCCGGCTGCGGAGTCGCTGGCCGCGCTGCGGGAGATCCCGGGGATCGGCCCGTTCTCCGCGGAGCTGATCCTGATCCGGGGCGCCGGGCACCCGGACCTCCTCCCGGTCGCGGAGCAGCGCCTGCACACCGAGATGACCGACCGGTACGGCACGGCCGACCCCACGACGGTCGCCGAGATGTGGCGGCCCTACCGCAGCCGGGTCTCGTTCCTGCTGCGCGCCGACCGGGAGCGGCGCACCGGCGAGATGGGGGGCGGGCCGGGGCACCCGGCGTGTGTGGCGGGATGA